The Streptomyces sp. NBC_01255 genome window below encodes:
- a CDS encoding HEAT repeat domain-containing protein: protein MESAEDPEFCSMIDRLRDEIENDSGEVPAAFGELAGTDDPEELHQVLTAPGQPLWAREIAACKLGLAGDPRAFEALVLLLNHRDPERCVTAAHALVRLGDPRTARAAATLATNELRVAYALLPVRLLAELRAPESVPALITVLRRRLPADDPHWRVGLACVEGLGALGDPRARPALEAALPHPRLGRAAEDSLTRLGPLG from the coding sequence ATGGAAAGCGCCGAGGATCCGGAATTCTGCTCGATGATCGATCGATTGCGGGACGAGATCGAGAATGACTCCGGAGAAGTCCCGGCGGCATTCGGAGAACTCGCCGGAACCGACGACCCGGAGGAACTCCACCAGGTCCTCACCGCACCCGGGCAGCCGCTCTGGGCCCGCGAGATCGCCGCCTGCAAGCTCGGACTCGCGGGCGACCCGCGCGCCTTCGAGGCGCTCGTCCTCCTCCTCAACCACCGCGACCCCGAGCGCTGCGTCACCGCCGCCCACGCCCTGGTCCGGCTCGGCGACCCGCGGACCGCCCGCGCGGCCGCCACCCTCGCCACCAACGAACTCCGGGTCGCCTATGCCCTCCTGCCGGTCCGGCTGCTCGCCGAACTCCGCGCCCCCGAGTCCGTACCGGCCCTGATCACCGTCCTCCGGCGGCGACTCCCGGCCGACGACCCCCACTGGCGGGTCGGACTCGCCTGCGTCGAGGGTCTCGGAGCGCTCGGCGACCCCCGGGCCCGCCCGGCTCTTGAAGCCGCGCTCCCGCACCCCCGGCTCGGCCGCGCGGCAGAGGACTCACTGACGCGGCTCGGCCCGCTCGGCTGA
- a CDS encoding RidA family protein codes for MTSHLTHVPAPDGLAPSPQYSHVVWGTGRFVAISGQCALDASGAVVGEGDAVAQAHQVFANLERCLAAAGAGFGDVVKLTYFVTDVAHLPAVRDARDAYFAGAPLPASSAMQVSALVRPELLVEIEAFALVPERETGDVEAELRLVR; via the coding sequence ATGACGAGCCACCTGACCCACGTCCCCGCGCCCGACGGCCTCGCGCCCAGTCCGCAGTACAGCCACGTCGTCTGGGGGACGGGCCGGTTCGTCGCGATATCCGGGCAGTGTGCGCTGGACGCCTCCGGCGCGGTGGTCGGGGAGGGCGACGCGGTGGCCCAGGCCCATCAGGTCTTCGCCAATCTGGAGCGCTGCCTCGCCGCCGCCGGCGCGGGGTTCGGGGACGTGGTGAAGCTGACGTACTTCGTCACGGACGTGGCCCACCTCCCCGCGGTGCGGGACGCCCGGGACGCGTACTTCGCGGGGGCGCCGCTGCCGGCGAGCTCGGCGATGCAGGTGTCGGCGCTGGTCCGGCCGGAACTCCTCGTGGAGATCGAGGCCTTCGCCCTCGTCCCCGAGCGGGAGACCGGGGATGTCGAGGCGGAGCTCCGGTTGGTGCGCTGA
- a CDS encoding 3-hydroxyacyl-CoA dehydrogenase family protein: MDTPLSTIAVVGLGTMGTGIADVLARAGREVIGIDIDDTAAARAVAALEASTARAVARERITEEERQDVLARFRTFSDLQAAAEADLVIEVVPESYEAKQEVFRALDGIVRPDAILATGTNALSVTRLAADSAHPERVLGLHFFTPVQAMKLVEVVSSVLTDPRAVDAVTRLAEDLGKEPVAVGDRAGFIADGLLFGYLNQAAAMYEAKYASREDIDAAMKLGCGLPMGPLALLDLIGVDTARTVLEAMYTSSHDRLHAPAPILKQLSEAGLTGRKAGRGFYTYEAPGSGEVVRDALTPLTSADAGGGREVRSVGVAGSGTMASGIAEVFAKAGYEVVLAARSQEKADTAKARIAKSLARSVDKGRMTGEARDTTLALITAAGTLDAFAEVDLAVEAVAEDLGIKQELFARLDKICKPGAVLATTTSSLPVVACARATSRPQDVIGMHFFNPAPAMKLVEIVRTVLTADDVHATVREVTTKIRKHPVDCGDRAGFIVNALLFPYLNNAIKMVEEHYATLDDIDAAMKLGGGYPMGPFELLDVVGLDVSLAIEQVLHREFRDPGLAPAPLLEHLVAAGCLGRKTGRGFREYARR; encoded by the coding sequence ATGGACACCCCTCTCTCCACCATCGCCGTCGTCGGTCTCGGCACCATGGGCACCGGCATCGCCGACGTCCTCGCCCGGGCCGGCCGCGAGGTCATCGGCATCGACATCGACGACACCGCCGCCGCCCGGGCCGTCGCCGCCCTGGAGGCCTCCACCGCCCGCGCCGTGGCCCGCGAGCGGATCACCGAGGAGGAGCGGCAGGACGTCCTGGCCCGCTTCCGTACCTTCTCCGACCTCCAGGCGGCCGCCGAGGCCGACCTCGTGATCGAGGTCGTGCCCGAGTCGTACGAGGCGAAGCAGGAGGTCTTCCGGGCGCTCGACGGGATCGTCCGGCCCGACGCGATCCTGGCCACCGGCACCAACGCGCTCTCCGTCACCCGGCTCGCCGCCGACTCGGCCCACCCCGAGCGGGTGCTCGGCCTGCACTTCTTCACCCCCGTGCAGGCGATGAAGCTGGTCGAGGTGGTCTCCTCCGTGCTGACCGACCCGCGGGCCGTCGACGCCGTCACGCGGCTCGCGGAGGACCTCGGCAAGGAGCCGGTGGCGGTCGGCGACCGGGCCGGTTTCATCGCGGACGGGCTGCTCTTCGGCTACCTGAACCAGGCCGCCGCCATGTACGAGGCCAAGTACGCCTCCCGCGAGGACATCGACGCGGCCATGAAGCTGGGCTGCGGCCTGCCGATGGGGCCGCTGGCGCTGCTCGACCTGATCGGCGTCGACACGGCCCGTACGGTCCTGGAGGCCATGTACACGTCCTCGCACGACCGGCTGCACGCCCCCGCCCCGATCCTCAAGCAGCTCAGCGAGGCGGGCCTGACCGGCCGCAAGGCGGGCCGCGGTTTCTACACGTACGAGGCGCCGGGCTCCGGCGAGGTCGTGCGGGACGCGCTCACCCCGCTGACCTCCGCCGACGCCGGCGGCGGCCGTGAGGTCCGGTCGGTCGGCGTCGCCGGCTCCGGCACCATGGCCTCCGGCATCGCCGAGGTCTTCGCCAAGGCCGGGTACGAGGTCGTCCTCGCCGCCCGCTCCCAGGAGAAGGCGGACACGGCCAAGGCCCGGATCGCCAAGTCCCTGGCCCGCTCCGTCGACAAGGGCCGGATGACCGGCGAGGCCCGCGACACGACGCTGGCCCTGATCACCGCGGCCGGCACGCTCGACGCCTTCGCCGAGGTCGACCTGGCCGTCGAGGCGGTCGCCGAGGACCTGGGGATCAAGCAGGAGCTGTTCGCGCGGCTCGACAAGATCTGCAAGCCGGGCGCGGTGCTCGCCACCACGACCTCCTCACTGCCGGTCGTGGCCTGCGCCCGCGCCACCTCGCGCCCGCAGGACGTCATCGGGATGCACTTCTTCAACCCGGCGCCCGCGATGAAGCTGGTCGAGATCGTCCGTACGGTCCTGACGGCCGACGACGTCCACGCCACCGTCCGCGAGGTCACCACGAAGATCCGCAAGCACCCGGTGGACTGCGGCGACCGTGCCGGCTTCATCGTGAACGCGCTGCTCTTCCCGTACCTGAACAACGCGATCAAGATGGTCGAGGAGCACTACGCGACCCTCGACGACATCGACGCCGCGATGAAGCTGGGCGGCGGCTACCCGATGGGCCCGTTCGAGCTGCTCGACGTGGTCGGTCTGGATGTCTCGCTCGCGATCGAGCAGGTGCTGCACCGCGAGTTCCGCGACCCGGGCCTCGCCCCCGCCCCGCTCCTGGAGCACCTGGTGGCGGCCGGCTGCCTCGGCCGCAAGACGGGACGCGGCTTCCGCGAATATGCCCGCCGCTGA